The following proteins are encoded in a genomic region of Arcobacter suis CECT 7833:
- the tkt gene encoding transketolase yields MSKQLLQKQADTIRFLAADMVQQANSGHPGAPMGLADIATVLSKHLNVNPADEKWLNRDRLVFSGGHATGLVYSLLHLWGFDVSVNDMKNFRQTHSKTPGHPEYGHTHGIEITTGPLGQGIANAVGFASAAKYAQNILGKEVINHKVYCLCGDGDLQEGISYEATSTAGHLKLDNLVIIYDSNNITIEGEATIAWSENVKKRFQAIDFEVIEIDGHNFEQIDKALVAAKTSTMPVLIIAKTAIAKGAVTMEGSHHSHGAPLGEDEIAKSKEKAGFNPEEKFFVPADVKGAFDKLIVGSIAQNNWNDSLSSEAKAKIAELQNPNFDAVEYPTFEADSSVATRDSNHKILNAIAKAIPGFLGGSADLAPSNKTELMGMGDFPNGRNIHFGIKEHAMAAMANAMNLYGLFRVYSATFFVFSDYLKPSARIAALASIPQHFVWTHDSIGVGEDGPTHQPIEHLTQFRALPNFYTFRPADASENVESWKVALKMKAPTAFVCSRQGLKVLKDERAFGTVANGAYLLKKRDNANITIMASGSELMLALQTSCELEKEGIIANVVSVPCYDLFVEQEQSYIDQVIDKNTRVYAVEAARGLEYYKFADVVFGMDTFGASGPANDLFEEFGFTIPKLKAKIVADFKK; encoded by the coding sequence ATGTCGAAACAATTATTACAAAAACAAGCAGATACAATCAGATTTTTAGCAGCTGATATGGTACAACAAGCAAATTCAGGACATCCTGGAGCTCCAATGGGATTAGCTGATATTGCAACAGTATTAAGTAAACATTTAAATGTAAATCCAGCTGATGAAAAATGGCTAAATAGAGATAGATTAGTATTTTCAGGTGGTCATGCAACTGGATTAGTTTACTCTTTATTACATCTTTGGGGATTTGATGTATCTGTAAATGATATGAAAAACTTTAGACAAACTCACTCGAAAACTCCAGGACATCCAGAATATGGTCATACTCATGGTATTGAAATTACAACTGGACCTTTAGGGCAAGGTATTGCAAATGCTGTTGGTTTTGCCTCGGCTGCAAAATATGCTCAAAATATTTTAGGGAAAGAAGTTATTAATCATAAAGTTTATTGTTTATGTGGAGATGGAGATTTACAAGAGGGAATTTCTTATGAAGCAACTTCAACAGCAGGTCACCTAAAACTTGATAATCTTGTAATTATTTATGATTCAAATAATATTACTATTGAAGGTGAAGCTACAATTGCATGGAGTGAAAATGTTAAAAAAAGATTCCAAGCTATTGATTTTGAAGTTATTGAAATAGATGGACATAATTTTGAGCAAATTGATAAAGCTCTAGTTGCTGCAAAAACATCAACTATGCCTGTTTTAATTATTGCAAAAACAGCAATCGCTAAAGGTGCAGTAACAATGGAAGGAAGTCATCATTCTCATGGAGCTCCATTAGGTGAAGATGAAATTGCAAAATCAAAAGAAAAAGCTGGATTTAATCCTGAAGAAAAATTCTTTGTACCAGCTGATGTAAAAGGTGCTTTTGATAAATTAATAGTGGGTTCTATTGCTCAAAACAACTGGAATGATTCTTTGAGTAGTGAAGCAAAAGCAAAAATTGCTGAACTACAAAATCCAAATTTTGATGCAGTTGAATATCCAACTTTTGAAGCTGATTCAAGTGTTGCGACAAGAGATTCAAACCACAAAATTTTAAATGCAATTGCAAAAGCAATACCAGGATTTTTAGGTGGAAGTGCTGACTTAGCTCCATCAAATAAAACAGAATTAATGGGAATGGGTGATTTCCCAAATGGAAGAAATATTCACTTTGGAATTAAAGAACACGCAATGGCAGCAATGGCAAATGCTATGAACTTATATGGTTTATTTAGAGTTTATTCTGCTACATTTTTTGTTTTCTCTGATTATTTAAAACCAAGTGCAAGAATAGCTGCACTGGCTTCTATTCCTCAACACTTTGTTTGGACACACGATTCTATTGGAGTTGGAGAAGATGGACCAACTCACCAACCAATTGAGCATTTAACACAATTTAGAGCATTACCAAATTTCTATACATTCAGACCAGCAGATGCAAGTGAAAATGTAGAGTCTTGGAAAGTTGCTTTAAAAATGAAAGCACCAACTGCATTTGTTTGCTCAAGACAAGGTTTAAAAGTATTAAAAGATGAAAGAGCATTTGGAACAGTTGCAAATGGAGCTTATTTACTTAAAAAAAGAGATAATGCAAACATTACTATTATGGCATCTGGTTCTGAGTTAATGTTAGCTTTACAAACGTCTTGTGAGTTAGAAAAAGAAGGAATTATTGCAAATGTAGTTTCAGTTCCTTGTTATGATTTATTTGTTGAACAAGAACAATCTTACATTGACCAAGTAATTGATAAAAACACAAGAGTTTATGCAGTTGAAGCAGCAAGAGGTTTAGAATATTATAAATTTGCTGATGTTGTATTTGGAATGGATACATTTGGAGCTTCAGGACCTGCAAATGATTTATTCGAAGAGTTTGGATTTACAATTCCAAAACTAAAAGCTAAAATCGTAGCTGACTTCAAAAAATAA
- a CDS encoding NAD(P)-dependent oxidoreductase encodes MAIGFIGLGNLGTAITIRLSQLGETLVVYNRNIEKIKDLGYEIVSSPKEILQKCDVIFLCLFDSEAVKQILTANNGLLCEELKGKTIIDLTTNHYEEVLEFHKLVNDIGGNYLENPVFGSVAPALKGELTVVSSGKTEVFEAMKPILEKIAKEIFHLPVPSSATKMKLINNLCLGSFMATLAECTALAESCEIPKAKALEILGVGGGQSLVLKAKTQKLIDEDFSAHFSNNAINKDLHLLQDLAYNLKLPLYSACLPKELFSKMKMMGKGEEDFSSIYQLFKNN; translated from the coding sequence ATGGCAATTGGATTTATAGGATTAGGAAATTTAGGAACTGCAATAACAATAAGACTTTCACAACTTGGTGAAACATTAGTAGTTTATAATAGAAATATAGAAAAAATAAAAGATTTAGGTTATGAAATAGTTTCATCTCCAAAAGAGATTCTTCAAAAATGTGATGTAATTTTTTTATGTTTATTTGATAGCGAAGCTGTAAAACAAATTTTAACAGCTAATAATGGACTTTTATGTGAAGAGTTAAAAGGAAAAACAATTATTGATTTAACTACAAATCATTATGAAGAGGTTTTAGAATTTCACAAATTAGTTAATGATATAGGTGGAAATTATCTTGAAAATCCAGTTTTTGGTTCAGTTGCACCAGCACTTAAAGGTGAATTAACGGTTGTAAGTTCTGGAAAAACAGAAGTTTTTGAAGCTATGAAACCAATTTTAGAAAAAATTGCAAAAGAGATTTTTCATCTTCCCGTTCCTTCAAGTGCTACAAAAATGAAACTTATTAATAATCTTTGTTTAGGTTCATTTATGGCAACACTTGCAGAGTGTACGGCATTGGCTGAGAGTTGTGAAATTCCTAAAGCAAAAGCTTTGGAAATTTTAGGAGTTGGTGGTGGTCAATCACTTGTTTTAAAAGCAAAAACTCAAAAACTAATAGATGAAGATTTTTCTGCACATTTTTCAAATAATGCAATAAATAAAGATTTGCATCTTTTACAAGATTTAGCATATAATCTAAAATTACCACTTTATAGTGCGTGTCTCCCAAAAGAGCTGTTTTCTAAAATGAAGATGATGGGAAAAGGTGAAGAGGATTTCTCTTCGATTTATCAATTATTCAAAAATAATTAA
- a CDS encoding tautomerase family protein — translation MPHLQFEINKKVSNESKEIFVNEIRETFSEVMDTGTDHIAVSLREYDKYNLTIGRADINDDICLMNLDIREGRTIEKRRELALKYMEIVKHNFGIETKNQYITFTEHKGEDFHLVEKYLATWTSGEDPLA, via the coding sequence ATGCCACATTTACAGTTTGAAATAAATAAAAAAGTATCAAATGAATCTAAAGAAATTTTTGTAAATGAGATAAGAGAAACTTTTAGTGAAGTTATGGATACAGGAACTGACCATATTGCTGTTAGTTTAAGAGAGTATGATAAATATAACCTTACTATTGGAAGAGCTGATATTAATGATGATATTTGTTTGATGAATCTTGATATTAGAGAAGGGAGAACAATTGAAAAAAGAAGAGAGTTGGCTTTAAAATATATGGAGATTGTAAAACACAATTTTGGAATAGAGACTAAAAATCAATATATAACTTTTACAGAACATAAGGGTGAAGATTTTCATTTGGTTGAAAAATATTTAGCTACTTGGACAAGTGGAGAAGATCCACTTGCATAA
- a CDS encoding GNAT family N-acetyltransferase, translating to MHKIEEFDFRVAKTEDIPVLCELLWELFSQEVEFTPNKKSQEKALKKIIEDENIGDIFVAVKKNKVIAMVNILYTISTALGEKVAILEDMVVFKEFKNQKIGSNLIEFTLDYLKKNSFKRVTLLTDSDNFNAHNFYKKHKFTKSNMIVFRKSL from the coding sequence TTGCATAAAATAGAAGAATTCGATTTTAGAGTTGCAAAAACTGAAGATATACCAGTTTTATGTGAACTTCTTTGGGAACTTTTTTCCCAAGAAGTTGAGTTTACTCCAAACAAAAAAAGCCAAGAAAAAGCTTTAAAAAAAATCATAGAAGATGAAAATATCGGCGATATTTTTGTAGCAGTTAAAAAAAATAAAGTTATTGCAATGGTAAATATTTTATATACTATTTCAACAGCTTTAGGTGAAAAAGTTGCAATTTTAGAAGATATGGTTGTTTTTAAAGAGTTTAAAAACCAAAAAATTGGTTCAAATTTGATAGAATTCACTTTAGATTATTTGAAAAAAAACTCGTTTAAAAGAGTTACATTATTAACCGATAGTGATAATTTTAATGCTCACAATTTTTACAAAAAACATAAATTTACAAAATCAAATATGATTGTTTTTCGAAAATCTTTATAA
- a CDS encoding CidA/LrgA family protein, with protein MLKGIIILLLFQFIGECIAKFFVLLVPGPVIGMLLLLAFLLIRKGSFISLDNAVSLHLRYLPLLFIPAAMGIITQIDIITKEFWAIAIALFVGTLVALIFAAKFMDFLTTKAEKNEL; from the coding sequence ATGTTAAAAGGGATTATTATTTTATTGTTATTTCAATTTATAGGAGAATGTATAGCCAAATTTTTTGTGCTTTTAGTTCCAGGACCTGTAATTGGAATGCTTTTACTCTTAGCTTTTTTATTAATAAGAAAAGGAAGTTTTATAAGTCTTGATAATGCAGTTTCTTTGCATTTAAGATATTTACCACTTTTATTTATTCCAGCGGCAATGGGAATAATTACTCAAATTGATATTATTACAAAAGAATTTTGGGCAATAGCAATTGCATTATTTGTTGGAACTTTAGTTGCTTTAATATTTGCTGCTAAATTTATGGATTTTCTTACAACAAAGGCAGAAAAAAATGAATTATGA
- a CDS encoding LrgB family protein, which translates to MNYEALISYIHSTPLTWLIATLAAFKLGIIIYERCNKHTLLQPIIIAYVILLSLIIFTNTSFEEYFKSVEIIHFFLGPATVALALPLYKNLKYIKSLFLPIVLTLFIAGVFSIAIAVTLLWIFGADLPTILSMTTKSITAPIAIITSQQIGGIPSLAVGFVLITGIIGALFGTIVFKLVNIKHDTSKGFALGLVSHGIGTARAIEISEKAAAFGALAMGLSGIFTAIFLPMIITFFK; encoded by the coding sequence ATGAATTATGAGGCATTAATATCTTATATACATTCAACTCCACTTACTTGGCTGATTGCTACATTGGCAGCTTTTAAATTAGGAATAATTATTTATGAAAGATGTAATAAACACACTTTATTACAACCAATAATCATAGCTTATGTGATTCTTTTAAGTTTAATAATTTTCACAAATACCTCTTTTGAAGAGTATTTTAAAAGTGTAGAAATTATTCATTTCTTTTTAGGTCCTGCAACTGTTGCCTTGGCATTGCCTTTATATAAAAATCTAAAATATATAAAATCACTTTTTCTGCCAATAGTTCTTACTTTGTTTATTGCAGGTGTTTTCTCAATAGCAATTGCTGTTACATTACTTTGGATTTTTGGAGCTGATTTACCAACGATTTTATCAATGACAACAAAATCAATTACAGCACCAATTGCAATTATAACTTCACAACAAATCGGTGGAATTCCATCTTTAGCTGTTGGTTTTGTATTAATAACAGGAATAATCGGAGCTTTATTTGGAACCATTGTTTTTAAACTTGTAAATATAAAACACGACACTTCAAAAGGTTTTGCACTTGGACTTGTTTCTCATGGAATTGGAACTGCCAGAGCTATTGAAATAAGTGAAAAAGCAGCAGCTTTTGGTGCACTTGCTATGGGACTTAGTGGAATATTCACAGCTATTTTTCTTCCTATGATAATCACTTTTTTTAAGTGA
- a CDS encoding ArsR/SmtB family transcription factor, translating into MDIFLKTVSALNDETRIKILKFINIYGKCCVCDLENSFEMIQSRLSRHLKILKEAGFLKLEREGRWAYYSIRSPLDEFRLSCIKEIETLQIELPNLKKACETKEND; encoded by the coding sequence ATGGATATCTTTTTAAAAACAGTTAGTGCTTTAAATGATGAAACAAGAATAAAAATACTTAAATTTATAAATATTTATGGAAAATGTTGTGTTTGCGATTTGGAAAATTCATTTGAAATGATTCAATCAAGACTTTCACGACACCTAAAAATTTTAAAAGAAGCTGGTTTTTTAAAACTTGAAAGAGAAGGAAGATGGGCTTATTATAGCATTCGTTCACCCTTAGATGAGTTTAGACTTTCTTGTATAAAAGAGATAGAAACTCTTCAAATAGAATTACCAAATCTAAAAAAAGCTTGTGAAACAAAGGAAAATGATTGA
- a CDS encoding gamma-glutamylcyclotransferase family protein — MKETLFVYGTLMPNCPNGHVLENIVGKFVPATVKGNLIDAGWSASMGYPGIKLNENGDTVHGFLFYSDNLINHWEFLDEFEGAEFERFPVTVERFDEFEVDTFVYVLKASVEELKEDIL; from the coding sequence TTGAAAGAGACACTTTTTGTATATGGAACTTTGATGCCAAATTGTCCAAATGGACATGTTTTAGAAAACATTGTAGGAAAATTTGTACCAGCAACAGTAAAAGGAAATCTAATAGATGCAGGTTGGAGTGCTAGTATGGGTTATCCTGGAATTAAACTAAATGAAAATGGAGATACTGTTCATGGATTTTTATTTTATTCAGACAATCTTATAAATCATTGGGAGTTTTTAGATGAGTTTGAAGGAGCAGAATTTGAAAGATTTCCTGTTACGGTTGAAAGATTTGATGAGTTTGAAGTGGATACTTTTGTTTATGTTTTAAAAGCAAGTGTTGAAGAGTTAAAAGAGGACATTTTATGA
- a CDS encoding arsenic transporter: protein MIVASLIFIVTLIFVIWQPRGLQIGTTAVIGAIVALLVGVVSFSDVMIVTNIVWDATLAFIGIIILSMVLDEIGFFEWAALKMAKFSNGNGMLMFIYSILLGAFVSALFANDGAALILTPILLAKMRILQLNMKTIVAFLLAGGFISDSASLPFVFSNLTNIVTANYFSIGFMEYFLNMIVPFIVSVLVSVGFLWLLLRKDIPKVVDITLLKEPKSVIKNMNLFYFSWFFLGFLLCAYFLGDAYDLPISIFALGGAIVFLIIASLSKTVKARHIIKDAPWQVVWFSIGLYIVVYGLKNAGLTDYLTIVLKDLALRGDTIAIIGTGFIAAFLSAIMNNMPTVMIMDIALHDIPNQALAYANIIGCNLGPKMTPFGSLATLLWLHVLAKKGVKIGFWEYSKFGLIITPPVLLLVLLAV, encoded by the coding sequence ATGATAGTTGCAAGTTTAATTTTTATTGTTACTTTAATCTTTGTAATATGGCAACCTCGTGGTTTACAAATAGGAACAACAGCTGTTATTGGAGCTATTGTTGCTTTACTTGTTGGGGTTGTAAGTTTTTCTGATGTGATGATAGTGACAAATATAGTTTGGGATGCAACTTTAGCATTTATTGGAATTATTATTTTATCTATGGTTTTAGATGAAATTGGATTTTTTGAATGGGCTGCTTTAAAAATGGCAAAGTTTTCAAATGGAAATGGAATGTTAATGTTTATTTATTCTATTTTGCTAGGTGCTTTTGTTTCGGCACTTTTTGCAAATGATGGAGCAGCACTTATTTTAACTCCAATTTTACTTGCAAAAATGAGAATCTTACAATTAAATATGAAAACAATAGTTGCTTTTTTACTTGCAGGTGGATTTATAAGTGATAGTGCATCGCTTCCTTTTGTATTTTCAAACCTTACAAATATCGTAACAGCAAATTATTTTAGTATTGGATTTATGGAATATTTTTTAAATATGATTGTTCCATTTATTGTAAGTGTTCTTGTTTCAGTAGGATTTTTATGGTTACTTTTACGAAAAGATATTCCTAAAGTTGTTGATATAACTTTGTTAAAAGAGCCAAAAAGTGTTATTAAAAATATGAATTTATTTTATTTCTCTTGGTTCTTTTTAGGCTTCTTATTATGTGCATATTTTTTAGGTGATGCTTATGATTTACCTATTTCAATTTTTGCTTTAGGTGGAGCAATTGTTTTTTTAATAATTGCCTCACTTTCAAAAACAGTAAAAGCAAGACACATTATAAAAGATGCTCCTTGGCAAGTTGTTTGGTTTAGTATTGGACTTTATATTGTGGTTTATGGACTTAAAAATGCTGGTTTGACGGATTATTTAACGATTGTTTTAAAAGATTTAGCTTTAAGAGGTGACACAATTGCAATTATTGGAACAGGATTTATTGCAGCATTTTTAAGTGCTATTATGAACAATATGCCAACGGTTATGATTATGGATATTGCCCTTCATGATATACCAAATCAAGCTTTAGCTTATGCAAATATTATAGGGTGTAACCTTGGACCAAAAATGACACCATTTGGTAGTTTAGCTACTTTATTATGGCTTCATGTTTTAGCAAAAAAAGGTGTGAAAATAGGCTTTTGGGAATACAGCAAATTTGGGCTTATTATTACGCCACCGGTTTTACTATTAGTGCTTTTAGCGGTTTAG
- a CDS encoding tetratricopeptide repeat protein, which yields MKHFVLFFMFSFFIVFNMDVNAKVELSVNEYKIEQQQKSIDELKAEIKELKKEIDDTKEKKIENKKDNESLDKRIGDISGNVDRFGIIAGILGLLITIVSAISGWLGYTKAKTESKEVAKEEAYKVTENWIKNEANKQLQDKIKELEIDAQEKIAEAVKTAKDEIKQQSEAEDLFLQGRSYHLNKEYEIAKEYYNKALEAGHISALNNLGALYCKQGNYEKAEKYYNKALESGDNRALINFGNLYKDQKEYEKAEEFYKKAIDAGYTGALNNLGVLYNEQKEYEKAEEYFKKAIDAGINDALNNLGNLYYGQKEYEKAEDYYKKAIDAGNNSALNNLRILYTEQNEHTKLEELNQKYKI from the coding sequence ATGAAGCATTTTGTTTTATTTTTTATGTTTAGTTTTTTTATAGTTTTTAATATGGATGTCAATGCAAAAGTTGAGCTATCAGTAAATGAATACAAAATAGAGCAACAGCAAAAAAGTATTGATGAACTCAAAGCTGAGATAAAAGAGCTAAAAAAAGAAATTGACGATACAAAAGAAAAGAAAATTGAAAATAAAAAAGATAATGAGAGTTTAGATAAAAGGATTGGGGATATTAGTGGTAATGTTGATAGGTTTGGGATTATTGCAGGGATATTAGGTTTACTTATTACTATTGTATCAGCAATCTCTGGTTGGTTAGGTTATACAAAGGCAAAAACTGAGTCGAAAGAAGTTGCAAAAGAAGAAGCTTATAAAGTAACAGAAAATTGGATAAAAAATGAAGCGAATAAACAACTTCAAGACAAAATTAAAGAACTTGAAATAGATGCACAAGAAAAAATAGCGGAAGCTGTAAAAACTGCCAAAGATGAAATAAAACAGCAATCAGAAGCAGAAGATTTATTTTTACAAGGTAGAAGTTATCATTTAAATAAAGAATATGAAATTGCGAAAGAGTATTACAATAAAGCATTAGAAGCTGGACATATTAGTGCTTTAAATAATTTAGGTGCTTTATATTGTAAGCAAGGCAATTATGAAAAAGCAGAAAAATATTACAATAAAGCATTAGAAAGTGGTGATAATAGGGCTTTAATTAATTTTGGAAACTTATATAAAGATCAAAAAGAGTATGAAAAAGCAGAAGAGTTTTATAAAAAAGCAATAGATGCTGGATATACAGGTGCTTTAAATAATCTTGGAGTTTTATATAATGAGCAAAAAGAATATGAAAAAGCGGAAGAGTATTTTAAAAAAGCAATAGATGCTGGAATTAATGATGCTTTAAATAATCTTGGAAATTTATATTATGGGCAAAAAGAATATGAAAAAGCAGAAGATTATTATAAAAAAGCAATAGATGCTGGAAATAATAGTGCTTTAAATAATCTTAGAATTTTATATACCGAGCAAAATGAGCATACAAAACTAGAAGAACTAAATCAAAAATATAAAATTTAA
- a CDS encoding arsenate reductase ArsC: MKTKVLFICSHNTTRSQMAQALLSKYGGDDFEVLSAGINAGELNPMAVEVISEDENMDISSYTTNNILDYFKEGKHFHYVITVCDEAKKEPCPIFPSLDGVLHWNISSPACNGTYEEKKAKVIQSKDKLKVNILKFIELVKNQHIKAGFPESWHVNHNQRIKNE, translated from the coding sequence TTGAAAACAAAAGTTTTATTTATATGTAGTCACAATACAACAAGAAGCCAAATGGCACAAGCTTTATTATCAAAATATGGTGGAGATGATTTTGAGGTTTTAAGTGCAGGAATAAATGCAGGCGAGTTAAATCCTATGGCAGTTGAAGTTATAAGTGAAGATGAAAATATGGATATTTCATCTTACACAACAAACAATATTTTAGACTATTTCAAAGAGGGTAAACATTTTCATTATGTAATAACTGTTTGTGATGAAGCTAAAAAAGAGCCTTGTCCAATTTTCCCAAGTCTTGATGGGGTTTTACACTGGAATATTTCAAGTCCTGCTTGTAATGGAACTTATGAAGAGAAAAAAGCTAAGGTTATACAATCAAAAGATAAGTTAAAAGTAAATATTTTAAAGTTTATAGAGTTAGTGAAAAATCAACACATAAAAGCAGGATTCCCTGAATCTTGGCATGTAAATCATAATCAAAGGATAAAAAATGAGTAA
- a CDS encoding arsenate reductase ArsC has protein sequence MSNSTKKVLILCTGNSCRSIIAEALINAKLEGISADSSGVKASGRVNPNAKKLLEEKGIWKEEYHSKTLDTVINNDYDLIVTVCDHANETCPMFPKPVAKIHVGFEDPDGKGFEAFEATYKEIEEVLLPKVVEALK, from the coding sequence ATGAGTAATTCAACAAAAAAAGTTTTAATTTTATGTACAGGAAATTCTTGTAGAAGTATTATTGCAGAAGCTTTAATTAATGCTAAATTAGAAGGAATTAGTGCAGATTCAAGTGGTGTAAAAGCAAGTGGAAGAGTAAATCCAAATGCTAAAAAGTTACTTGAAGAAAAAGGAATTTGGAAAGAAGAATACCACTCAAAAACACTTGATACTGTAATAAATAATGATTATGATTTAATTGTAACTGTTTGTGATCATGCAAATGAGACTTGTCCTATGTTTCCAAAACCAGTAGCAAAAATTCATGTTGGATTTGAAGATCCAGATGGAAAAGGTTTTGAAGCATTTGAAGCTACATATAAAGAGATAGAAGAAGTTTTACTTCCAAAAGTTGTTGAGGCTTTAAAATAG